Genomic DNA from Candidatus Sulfurimonas marisnigri:
AAATACCCAAATGGCTACGACAAACCATATTGCAAAAGCCATGAATATTAGTCCAGGTAATCTGCATTATCACTATAAAAATAGAGAAGAAATTATAAGAGTTTTGTATAAGCAGATGAGGAGTAAAGCATCATTACCTATTGAAGAACTTCCAACTACTATTTTAGAGTTAAATAAGCATCTAAAAGATTTGTTGGAAATACTATGGGAGTATAGATTTTTTTATAAAGAGTTACTTTTTTTATTTTCACGTGACTCCGAACTAGAAAAGATGTGTGTTGAGGATAATTTAAAACATCGTCAAAGGATTATAAAGAGTATTGAGAATTTTATAAAAAATGGTGAATTAGAACTACACAACGGACAAAGTACGGGGTATGTTGCAGACTATGTTTTAATGACAGAGCAATTTTACTTCTCTTATTCAAAAACTTTAGGCAAAGAGATTGATAGAGATAGCGTTAGAGAGACTATAAACCATATCAATGGAGTTTTTAGACCTTATTTAACTAAAAAAGCTATTCAAAATCTCAAACTAGACTAAGCCCTATTTTCCCCTTTTCGCTATCTATCGATATTACCTCTATTTGAGGAAGGTACTGGTTTAGTGCAAGAATTTCAAGGGGGTGGGAAATTCTTTTTTCACTCATTTTGGATATATGAATCATCCCG
This window encodes:
- a CDS encoding TetR/AcrR family transcriptional regulator, whose translation is MSTKERILQTALELFNSGNTQMATTNHIAKAMNISPGNLHYHYKNREEIIRVLYKQMRSKASLPIEELPTTILELNKHLKDLLEILWEYRFFYKELLFLFSRDSELEKMCVEDNLKHRQRIIKSIENFIKNGELELHNGQSTGYVADYVLMTEQFYFSYSKTLGKEIDRDSVRETINHINGVFRPYLTKKAIQNLKLD